One part of the Vicia villosa cultivar HV-30 ecotype Madison, WI linkage group LG6, Vvil1.0, whole genome shotgun sequence genome encodes these proteins:
- the LOC131612102 gene encoding Bowman-Birk type wound-induced trypsin inhibitor-like: protein MEFINMKAMMKLAFMLFLLGFTATVADAGLDSTSFINEVLSNGDASNKACCNSCPCTRSIPAQCRCADVGEKCHSACKDCLCTRSLPPKCHCTDVTKFCYKKCN, encoded by the coding sequence ATGGAGTTTATCAACATGAAGGCAATGATGAAGTTAGCTTTCATGCTTTTCCTCTTAGGCTTCACTGCAACTGTTGCTGATGCGGGTTTGGATTCAACTTCCTTCATCAATGAAGTCCTCTCCAATGGTGATGCAAGCAACAAAGCATGCTGTAATTCCTGCCCTTGCACAAGATCAATCCCTGCTCAGTGTCGCTGTGCTGATGTTGGAGAAAAATGTCACTCTGCTTGCAAAGACTGCCTTTGCACAAGGTCTCTTCCACCAAAGTGTCATTGCACTGATGTCACTAAGTTCTGTTATAAAAAATGTAACTAA